In the bacterium genome, one interval contains:
- a CDS encoding protein kinase: MLNQRGQIKILDFGLAKIIQQSYEEASTFETQTATEHGMVLGTVPYMSPEQALGKTVDHRTDVFSYGTLL, translated from the coding sequence ATGTTGAACCAGCGTGGTCAGATCAAAATTCTTGATTTCGGACTCGCGAAGATCATTCAACAATCTTACGAAGAAGCGAGTACTTTTGAGACACAAACGGCAACTGAACATGGAATGGTCCTGGGCACGGTTCCTTACATGAGTCCCGAACAAGCTTTGGGAAAAACGGTGGATCATCGCACAGATGTTTTCTCTTACGGAACATTGCTCTAA
- a CDS encoding DUF4034 domain-containing protein, which produces MTKTLLVILFFLFVVACSKPPVAEKKPATKKPVATETDDEQRKKFHADLTLLLEQENFDELERIAHELTTQKHRFRGGDWKLTRFYEAVGSPPGIPKQEDGLDYTKRISKLRKWIQLKPDSIYANIALGRAQTGYAWQLRGSGFADTVSDQQFADFQKILEEADATLNKMSSRANECVVWYEAKQIIGKGLGWELGEMTKLLESAISVEPLYYDIYSGHALYLLPRWHGNPGDWEAFAAQAAGSTEKKIDLQEANILYSDICWHMSRMYSGSEFFQQNKVNWRGIKKGFLDRQEKYGASIRYLNAFCLLAGSASDKATTRALMERIGDRWEPDFWIEKKYFDGYKKWAFE; this is translated from the coding sequence ATGACTAAAACTCTTTTGGTGATCCTCTTCTTTCTATTCGTAGTCGCTTGTTCAAAACCTCCGGTTGCAGAAAAAAAACCGGCAACTAAAAAACCGGTGGCAACGGAAACAGATGATGAGCAACGAAAGAAGTTTCATGCCGACTTGACGCTATTGCTTGAGCAGGAAAATTTTGACGAGCTTGAAAGAATTGCGCACGAGCTTACAACGCAAAAACATCGCTTCCGGGGTGGAGATTGGAAACTGACCCGCTTCTATGAAGCCGTGGGTAGTCCGCCCGGTATTCCTAAGCAAGAGGATGGACTTGATTACACCAAAAGGATTTCTAAACTACGGAAATGGATTCAACTGAAACCTGATTCCATCTATGCAAACATCGCGTTGGGCCGGGCCCAAACGGGTTATGCGTGGCAGCTTCGTGGAAGTGGATTTGCGGATACTGTTAGTGATCAGCAATTTGCTGACTTTCAAAAGATATTAGAAGAGGCGGATGCAACTCTGAATAAAATGTCATCCCGAGCGAACGAGTGTGTTGTCTGGTATGAAGCCAAGCAGATTATTGGTAAAGGACTCGGTTGGGAACTGGGTGAAATGACGAAGTTGTTGGAGTCAGCCATCAGCGTTGAGCCTCTTTACTACGACATATACTCAGGTCATGCGCTTTATTTGTTGCCGCGCTGGCATGGAAATCCCGGTGACTGGGAGGCATTTGCAGCACAAGCCGCCGGAAGCACAGAAAAAAAGATTGATTTACAAGAAGCGAACATTCTTTATTCCGACATCTGCTGGCATATGAGTCGAATGTATTCCGGTTCAGAGTTCTTCCAGCAAAACAAAGTGAATTGGCGGGGAATCAAAAAGGGGTTTTTGGACCGCCAGGAGAAATACGGCGCAAGTATTCGTTACCTGAATGCCTTTTGCCTGCTCGCTGGTAGCGCGAGCGACAAAGCAACAACCAGAGCTCTCATGGAGCGAATTGGGGATCGATGGGAGCCGGATTTTTGGATAGAGAAAAAGTATTTTGACGGCTATAAGAAATGGGCTTTTGAATAA